DNA from Candidatus Rokuibacteriota bacterium:
TCACGAGGAACAGCGACGCGGTCCGGACGGAACAGCGATAGCGCAGCAGCAGCGGCAGGCTCAGCGCGAGGTACACTAGCCCCAGCATCAGCGCGACCAGCGTGTGCCCCTGGAGGCCGACCCACTGCACGCTGTTCGCGAAGACCCACGTGCTGATCGCGATGAACGCGACGTACAGCAGGAAGGCCTCGCCGAAGCTCACGACGACGCCGAGAGTGATCGACAGCCGGCGCTCCCCCTGCCGTCTCCGCGCCCCGAAGAACACCAGGTTCAGGACGGCCAGGCCGGCGAGCAGCGCGGGCAGGAACAGGAGCTGCCGCTCGGCGCCCGGACACGTGAAACCGGTGCATGACGCCATCACCATCGGGCCCCTGCCGGCGTCCGGCCGGTAGCGCTCGTTGAGGGCGTAGACGATCTTGCCGCGGAGGGCCACCGGTGAGTCGCCGTAGAAGGCCTGGAGCGCGAAGTCTTGCGGGGCCGGGACCTCGACCTGCGCGGGTCGGTCGTCCGCCTGGACCTGCCGGGAGGCCACGCCGGACTCCCGAATGACGTAGCGCTCGTCGATCGTCCAGCCGTTTCCCGGGTCGGAGGATTCCACGAGGCCCCCGACGTCGCCGGCCTGGCCGTAGCCCTTCGAGGGCTTGCGGAACCACCAGACCCTGTCCTGCGCCAGCTTCATGTAGGGGATCTTGCCCGGCGGGAACTGGATGACCCAGGCGACGGGCTCGGGCGAGCGGGCAGTCACCCAGAGCGGCGTCGGCCCGTCGTTCACGATGAAGAGCTTCAGGAGCGCGTGCGGGGAGCTCCGGTCCTCGGCGATCCTGACCCCGGCCGGGAACTGCGCCGGATCGAGCTCGACCGACCGGATGCGGAACCAGTTGAGGTTGTAGTACTCGTTGTTGCGGCCGGGATCGTACTCGGGGTTCACCTCGTAGATCAGCGTCGCGGTCAGGATCAGCTCCCGATCGCCGTGGATGGCGCGAAAGCGCACGGTCCGGGGAGGCGGCGGCACCGGGGACCCGGGCCGTCCCGGGCCCATCGTTCCGATGACCTGCTCGCGCGGGTCGACGAGGATCTCCGACAGATAGAGCCTGTCTTCCGGGTGCCCCGGGGTCCACACGTCCTTCTCGAAGTCGATCCGGTGGCCCTTCCCGCCGAGGAACTTCCGCACCGCGACCTCGTTCGGCGGGACGTGCCCGAGCCAATCGGGTGGGCCGGAGAGCGTCCGCACGAGGTGGAGCGGCGTCGCGCTCTCGTTGTGCAGGGTGCGCCGGCGCTCCCTCCCCTGGTAGAAGGGCAGCCTGACCTCGCGCTTCCGGGTGGTCACGCCGGGCGGGAAGGAGCGGGGATCGAACTCGACGGCGATCGTGTACCAGGGGTCGGGCTGGGGACGCGCGTAGCTCCTCGCCGGCGCCTCGCGCGGGCTGGCGCCGAGGATGAGCAGGCCGATTGACGCCGCCAGCGCGAGGACCTTCCAGGCGTCGATCGGATCGCGCTTTCGAACCCCTGAGACGCTCGCGCCGCCGGCGATCAGCCGAGGACCTCGCGCATCACCGCTGTACTCGGAAATAGGATCGTCCGTGGCATCCTCACGTGGGAAAGAGCGACGGGCCGATCCGGACTGCCGCCATGTCCCCTCCTTCATTGTTGGCTGGGACGGTCATACGTACCTTTCTTACTGTAAGAATAAAACCGGCGGGGCCCGACACGTCAAGGGTCGGCAGGGAGAGAGACAGTAAGGGGCAAAGGGGTCAGGATCGCCTCGAGGGACGCTTTCCCCGTCCCTCTTGGGGATGTAGACTCAGGACAAGCGTTCGGGAGAGGAGGGATCGTCCATGAAACGGCTCGCTCTCGGCCTCGTTCTCGTCCTCGCGGTCAGCCTCAGGCTCCTGCCCACCGCCTCGTGGGCCGGGTCTATGCTCGGCATCGCCGTGGTCGGGGGAAAGCTTACCGTAGTCGCTAGCGGGGCCGCAGTCGGCCCAGCCGCGTCTGGTGCGCTCATTCTGAGCGCCTCACGCCGCATGGCGGACTTTGAAGCTGGCGCGCCCAGCGGTCCCACGTATCTCATCGTGGACGCCACCCCGCCAGAGGCTCAGGTGTTCCTCGACGGGCGCCTGCTCGGCACCGCTCAACAACTGGTTGCCCGAGCCTTCCCGCTCCCGCCGGGCCGGCACGCCGTGGAGATCGTCGCGCCCGGCTTTCGCCCCTATATCGCCCAGTTCATCTCGGCGGCCGGGAGCTTCCCCATCCGTATTCGTCTGGCCCTCGTTCCTGAGTAAGCACAAATCGGAGGGGGACACCCACGCCTCCGGCGTGGGTACCCGGGCCCCCTCCGAGGCCTCCCCCATGA
Protein-coding regions in this window:
- a CDS encoding PEGA domain-containing protein; this translates as MKRLALGLVLVLAVSLRLLPTASWAGSMLGIAVVGGKLTVVASGAAVGPAASGALILSASRRMADFEAGAPSGPTYLIVDATPPEAQVFLDGRLLGTAQQLVARAFPLPPGRHAVEIVAPGFRPYIAQFISAAGSFPIRIRLALVPE